The Cucumis melo cultivar AY chromosome 5, USDA_Cmelo_AY_1.0, whole genome shotgun sequence genome has a segment encoding these proteins:
- the LOC127149523 gene encoding uncharacterized protein LOC127149523 → MEDWSPNQVSLNGKLFSIESEMFSNILTTFSVYNEVDTILITSKGSQITFSAVPCEEIIIREESGDCLIIGDREVETHMHMPLHPSSFFINCGLQARRVWFLETTDSCAIIHFPFQVYAHFLMICFPFANVNSAQD, encoded by the exons ATGGAAGATTGGTCTCCTAACCAAGTTAGCTTAAATGGAAAACTTTTCTCCATTGAGTCTGAAATGTTTAGCAATATTTTAACAACATTTTCTGTCTACAATGAAGTTGATACAA TTTTGATTACCTCAAAGGGTTCACAAATCACATTCTCTGCGGTTCCATGTGAGGAGATAATTATTAGGGAAGAG AGTGGAGATTGTTTGATTATAGGTGATAGAGAAGTTGAAACTCACATGCATATGCCTCTTCATCCATCCTCATTTTTCATTAATTGTGGACTTCAAGCTCGAAGGGTATGGTTCTTGGAAACAACTGATTCTTGTGCAATAATCCATTTCCCTTTTCAAGTATATGCTCATTTTTTGATGATTTGTTTTCCCTTTGCAAATGTAAACTCAGCTCAAGATTAA
- the LOC127149441 gene encoding uncharacterized protein LOC127149441, protein MYRLLLVDPNTEVSMYESDDIIKYLEPETYSLPICCLCYLQGSIYKPSKLPPAPLEIWAYEGSPFCKLVREVLVELELPHLGVITKQMTAIEEMVASEYN, encoded by the exons ATGTACAGATTGCTATTA GTTGATCCAAACACAGAAGTTTCAATGTATGAATCAGATGACATAATCAAGTATCTG GAACCAGAAACTTATAGCTTGCCCATTTGTTGCTTATGTTATTTGCAGGGTTCTATCTATAAGCCATCAAAGCTTCCACCTGCTCCACTAGAAATATGGGCATATGAG GGTTCTCCTTTTTGCAAACTTGTTCGTGAAGTGCTTGTAGAGTTGGAGTTACCACATTTA ggagttatcactaaacaaatgactgcaatagaagaaatggttgcaagtgagtacaattag